From one bacterium Scap17 genomic stretch:
- the guaB gene encoding IMP dehydrogenase encodes MLRIAQEALTFDDVLLVPGYSEVLPKDVSLRSRLTRDISVNIPLISSAMDTVTEARLAIAMAQEGGVGIIHKSMSIAQQAAEVRKVKKHESVIVRDPVTVSPKAKIQDLLAMSEEHGYSGFPVVEGEYLVGIVTGRDMRFQPDFSDTVAGIMTGRDKLVTVLEGTPLDQIKAKLQESRIEKMPIVDDEFRLRGLVTVRDIEKVKTYPNAAKDSNGSLLVGAAVGTGPETPDRIAALAEAGVDVIVVDTAHGHSKGVIDRVAWVKEHHPKIQVIGGNIATAEAAIALAEAGADGVKVGIGPGSICTTRIVAGVGVPQISAVANVAAAMAKYDVPVIADGGIRFSGDIAKAIAAGASIVMIGGLLAGTEEAPGEVELFQGRTYKAYRGMGSMGAMSQTQGSSDRYFQDKNAGVEKLVPEGIEGRVPYKGMMSAIVHQLMGGLRASMGYTGSQTIEEMRTVPQFVQITGAGFAESHVHDVQITKEAPNYRRD; translated from the coding sequence ATGCTACGTATAGCGCAAGAAGCTCTGACGTTTGATGACGTTCTTCTCGTCCCCGGCTACTCCGAGGTCCTCCCCAAGGACGTCAGCCTGAGATCACGTCTCACACGCGACATCAGCGTCAATATCCCGCTCATCTCCTCTGCGATGGATACCGTCACCGAAGCTCGCCTGGCCATCGCCATGGCGCAGGAAGGTGGTGTCGGCATCATCCACAAGAGCATGAGCATCGCCCAGCAGGCCGCGGAAGTCCGCAAGGTCAAGAAGCACGAAAGCGTCATCGTGCGTGACCCGGTCACTGTCAGCCCGAAGGCCAAGATCCAGGATCTGCTGGCAATGTCCGAGGAGCATGGCTACTCCGGCTTCCCGGTGGTTGAGGGTGAATACCTGGTCGGCATCGTGACCGGTCGCGACATGCGCTTCCAGCCTGACTTCAGCGATACCGTCGCCGGCATCATGACCGGCCGCGACAAGCTGGTCACCGTACTGGAAGGCACGCCGCTGGATCAGATCAAGGCCAAGCTGCAGGAAAGCCGCATCGAGAAGATGCCGATCGTCGATGACGAATTCCGCCTGCGCGGCCTCGTCACCGTTCGCGACATCGAGAAGGTCAAGACCTACCCGAACGCGGCGAAGGACAGCAATGGCAGCCTGCTGGTGGGCGCCGCCGTCGGCACCGGCCCGGAAACGCCGGACCGCATCGCGGCACTGGCCGAAGCCGGCGTTGACGTCATCGTCGTCGATACCGCGCACGGTCACTCCAAGGGCGTGATCGACCGCGTCGCCTGGGTCAAGGAGCACCACCCGAAGATTCAGGTCATCGGTGGCAACATCGCGACCGCCGAAGCTGCCATCGCCCTGGCGGAAGCCGGCGCGGACGGCGTCAAGGTCGGCATCGGCCCGGGTTCCATCTGCACCACGCGTATCGTCGCCGGTGTCGGCGTGCCGCAGATCAGTGCCGTCGCCAACGTCGCGGCCGCCATGGCCAAGTACGACGTGCCGGTCATCGCCGATGGCGGTATCCGCTTCTCCGGTGACATCGCCAAGGCCATCGCCGCAGGCGCCAGCATCGTCATGATCGGCGGTCTGCTCGCCGGTACCGAGGAAGCGCCGGGCGAAGTCGAGCTGTTCCAGGGCCGTACCTACAAGGCGTATCGCGGCATGGGTTCCATGGGCGCCATGTCCCAGACCCAGGGGTCCAGCGACCGTTACTTCCAGGACAAGAATGCCGGCGTCGAGAAGCTGGTGCCGGAAGGCATCGAAGGCCGCGTGCCCTACAAGGGCATGATGAGCGCCATCGTGCACCAGCTGATGGGCGGCCTGCGTGCCTCCATGGGCTACACCGGTAGCCAGACCATCGAAGAGATGCGCACCGTGCCGCAATTCGTGCAGATCACTGGTGCCGGCTTCGCCGAATCCCACGTCCACGACGTGCAGATCACCAAGGAAGCGCCCAACTATCGGCGCGACTGA
- the guaA gene encoding glutamine-hydrolyzing GMP synthase — MQDIHSHKILILDFGSQYTQLIARRVRELGVFSEVRAFDITEEEIREYNPNGIILAGGPESVTELDSPRAPECVFEMGLPVFGICYGMQTMAEQLGGKVEGSNVREFGYAQIRVDGESALFKDIKDHLDDEGRPLLDVWMSHGDKVAKIPETFTVTASTPSCPIAAMAWEEKQFYGVQFHPEVTHTLQGQRILEHFVIEICQSERLWTPAKIIEDLTDRVRAQVGDRKVLLGLSGGVDSSVVAALLHKAIGDQLTCVFVDNGLLRKNEGDQVMETFSRHMGVKVIRVDAEDLFLGKLAGVSDPEAKRKAIGNTFIEVFDAEAAKLTEVDFLAQGTIYPDVIESAASKTGKSHVIKSHHNVGGLPDDMKMELVEPLRELFKDEVRKVGLELGLPYDMVYRHPFPGPGLGVRILGEVKKEYADILREADAIFIEELHNFGWYHKTSQAFAVFLPVKSVGVVGDGRRYEWVIGIRAVETVDFMTARWAHLPYELLEKVSNRIINELEHVSRVTYDVSSKPPATIEWE; from the coding sequence ATGCAAGACATCCATTCCCACAAGATCCTGATCCTCGATTTCGGTTCCCAGTACACACAGCTGATCGCGCGTCGCGTGCGTGAGCTGGGCGTGTTCTCCGAGGTGCGTGCCTTCGACATCACTGAAGAAGAGATCCGCGAGTACAACCCCAACGGCATCATCTTGGCCGGTGGCCCGGAATCCGTCACCGAGCTGGACTCGCCGCGTGCGCCCGAGTGCGTGTTCGAGATGGGGCTACCGGTGTTCGGCATCTGTTACGGCATGCAGACCATGGCCGAGCAGCTCGGCGGCAAGGTCGAAGGCTCCAACGTGCGCGAATTCGGCTATGCCCAGATTCGTGTCGACGGTGAGTCCGCGCTGTTCAAGGACATCAAGGACCACCTGGACGACGAAGGCCGCCCGCTGCTCGACGTCTGGATGAGCCACGGTGACAAGGTCGCGAAGATCCCGGAGACCTTCACCGTCACCGCCTCCACCCCGAGCTGCCCGATCGCCGCCATGGCGTGGGAAGAGAAGCAGTTCTACGGCGTGCAGTTCCACCCGGAAGTCACCCACACCCTGCAGGGCCAGCGCATCCTCGAGCACTTCGTGATCGAGATCTGCCAGTCCGAGCGCCTGTGGACCCCGGCCAAGATCATCGAAGACCTGACCGATCGCGTTCGCGCCCAGGTCGGTGACCGCAAGGTGCTGCTCGGCCTGTCCGGCGGCGTCGACTCCTCCGTGGTCGCGGCGCTGCTGCACAAGGCCATCGGCGACCAGCTGACCTGCGTCTTCGTCGACAACGGCCTGCTTCGCAAGAATGAAGGCGACCAGGTCATGGAAACCTTCTCTCGCCACATGGGCGTCAAGGTCATCCGTGTTGACGCTGAAGATCTCTTCCTCGGCAAGCTGGCTGGCGTCAGCGACCCGGAAGCCAAGCGCAAGGCCATCGGCAACACCTTCATCGAAGTGTTCGATGCCGAAGCCGCCAAGCTGACCGAAGTCGACTTCCTCGCCCAGGGCACCATCTACCCGGACGTGATCGAATCCGCCGCCAGCAAGACCGGCAAGTCCCACGTCATCAAGTCCCACCACAATGTCGGCGGCCTGCCGGACGACATGAAGATGGAACTGGTCGAGCCGCTGCGCGAACTGTTCAAGGACGAAGTCCGCAAGGTCGGCCTCGAACTCGGCCTGCCGTATGACATGGTCTACCGTCACCCCTTCCCGGGGCCGGGTCTGGGTGTGCGTATCCTCGGGGAAGTGAAGAAGGAATACGCGGACATCCTGCGTGAAGCCGACGCCATCTTCATCGAAGAACTGCACAACTTCGGCTGGTATCACAAGACCAGCCAGGCGTTCGCCGTCTTCCTGCCGGTCAAGTCCGTCGGCGTCGTCGGCGATGGCCGTCGTTACGAGTGGGTCATCGGTATCCGTGCCGTCGAGACCGTCGACTTCATGACGGCCCGCTGGGCGCACCTGCCGTATGAGCTGCTGGAGAAGGTCTCCAACCGCATCATCAACGAGCTGGAGCATGTCTCGCGCGTCACCTATGACGTCAGCAGCAAGCCGCCGGCCACCATCGAGTGGGAATGA
- a CDS encoding HAMP domain-containing histidine kinase, with translation MASTVSRRWRPRSLPQLVLMAFLVVMLPIAVLMFQAGQALSELSELADVSARQAVDQTRRARTLTNLTVEMERSARQYAVLENPDLMKIYADKANSFRTLLDEQARLLGEGDPRVSELKATLSQLERMPEMSVEQVSRHLEDFGPFSIQASGLLNSTRELVDARIEGIRARASQVKNQLWWQTAALVSISLLLMLFFTWLIIRPIRQLERRINGLGSGIDSERPIVIKGPAELVQLGERLNWLSTRLDELEEQKQQFLRHMSHELKTPLASIREGTGLLIDEVAGPLSPHQTEILGLLDDSSKELQKLIEQLLDYNLLQHNQGLEQSRFDVHEVFKEVLAKHRLALEKKGMRVHLPPASLSWEADRPRTGRILDNLISNAIAYGEDSGDLWLRARKERRKLVIEVANSGEPIATQDRDHLFKPFYQGEVKRKGPLKGSGIGLSVAADSARAQFGQLALVDDPRADVCFRLTLPTPSRSLTSGEGSEHEPQADRDAAGADQQSTPHEMASLNAIKHARN, from the coding sequence ATGGCCTCCACAGTGTCACGACGCTGGCGTCCCCGCTCGTTGCCTCAGCTGGTTCTGATGGCATTTCTGGTGGTGATGCTGCCGATTGCCGTGCTCATGTTCCAGGCTGGGCAGGCGCTGTCGGAATTGTCGGAACTGGCGGATGTCAGTGCCCGCCAGGCGGTCGACCAGACTCGCCGCGCCCGCACGCTGACCAATCTCACCGTCGAGATGGAGCGTAGCGCCCGCCAGTACGCCGTGCTGGAAAATCCTGATCTGATGAAGATCTACGCCGACAAGGCCAACAGCTTCCGCACCTTGCTGGATGAGCAGGCGCGGCTGTTGGGTGAGGGGGACCCTCGCGTCAGCGAGTTGAAGGCGACGCTGTCTCAGCTCGAGCGCATGCCCGAGATGAGCGTCGAGCAGGTCAGCCGCCACCTGGAAGACTTCGGTCCCTTCTCCATCCAGGCCAGTGGCCTGCTCAACTCCACGCGTGAGCTCGTCGATGCGCGTATCGAAGGCATCCGCGCCCGTGCCTCCCAGGTCAAGAATCAGCTGTGGTGGCAGACCGCGGCGCTGGTCTCCATCAGTCTGCTGTTGATGCTGTTCTTCACCTGGCTGATCATCCGTCCCATCCGGCAGCTGGAGCGCCGCATCAATGGCCTGGGCAGTGGCATCGATAGCGAGCGGCCCATCGTCATCAAGGGGCCGGCGGAGCTGGTGCAGCTGGGCGAGCGCCTCAACTGGCTGTCGACGCGCCTGGATGAGCTCGAGGAGCAGAAGCAGCAGTTCCTGCGTCACATGTCGCATGAGCTCAAGACCCCGCTGGCCAGCATTCGTGAAGGCACCGGCCTGCTGATCGACGAGGTCGCCGGGCCGCTGAGTCCGCACCAGACCGAGATTCTTGGCCTGCTGGATGATTCCAGCAAGGAATTGCAGAAGCTGATCGAGCAACTCCTCGACTACAATCTGCTGCAGCACAATCAAGGCCTCGAACAGAGCCGCTTCGATGTGCATGAAGTGTTCAAGGAAGTGCTGGCAAAACATCGTCTGGCACTGGAAAAGAAGGGCATGCGCGTGCATCTTCCGCCTGCCAGCCTCAGTTGGGAGGCGGACAGGCCGCGTACCGGACGTATTCTCGACAACCTGATCTCCAATGCCATCGCCTATGGCGAAGACAGTGGTGACCTGTGGTTGAGAGCCCGCAAGGAGCGTCGCAAGCTGGTCATCGAAGTCGCCAACAGCGGTGAGCCCATCGCAACCCAGGACCGTGACCACCTGTTCAAGCCCTTCTATCAGGGCGAGGTCAAGCGCAAGGGGCCGCTCAAGGGCTCGGGCATCGGCCTCTCGGTCGCCGCTGACAGCGCCCGCGCCCAATTTGGTCAATTGGCGCTGGTGGATGATCCCAGGGCGGATGTCTGCTTCCGGCTGACATTGCCGACACCGAGTCGCTCGCTGACGTCAGGGGAAGGCAGTGAGCATGAGCCGCAGGCAGACAGGGATGCCGCCGGAGCGGATCAGCAGTCCACACCACATGAAATGGCGTCACTGAACGCCATCAAGCACGCAAGGAACTGA
- a CDS encoding inorganic phosphate transporter, with amino-acid sequence MSIIAQYGDVLVILACLFGFFMAWGVGANDVANAMGTSVGSKAITIKQAIIIAVIFEFLGAWLAGGEVTDTIRKGIIDPSLLIENPQFLVYGMLASLLAAGIWLLIASMKGWPVSTTHSIVGAIVGFSAAGLGVDAVEWAKVGQIAASWLVSPLLAGSIAFVLFKSVQTLIFDNEDPFAAAKRYVPMYMFLVGFIISMVTMVKGLKHVGLHLSFESSLLLSVVVGAIVMGIGVLMERKVARSRLKEKNRATGDDFDFSGVEKVFGLLMMFTACAMAFAHGSNDVANAVGPLAAIISVVDSAGQIGAKASMPWWVLVLGGGGIVVGLVTYGRRVIATVGTGITELTPSRGFAATLAAASTVVLASGTGLPISTTHTLVGAVLGVGLARGMAALNLRVIGTIVMSWLITLPAGAILSILFFFMFKGMFG; translated from the coding sequence ATGTCCATCATTGCTCAATACGGCGATGTGCTCGTCATTCTTGCCTGTCTGTTCGGTTTCTTCATGGCATGGGGTGTGGGTGCGAATGACGTCGCCAATGCCATGGGAACCTCGGTAGGTTCCAAGGCGATCACCATCAAGCAGGCGATCATCATCGCCGTGATCTTCGAATTCCTCGGTGCCTGGCTTGCCGGTGGTGAGGTGACTGACACCATCCGCAAGGGCATCATCGACCCGTCACTGCTGATCGAGAATCCGCAGTTCCTGGTCTACGGCATGCTGGCCTCGCTGCTGGCCGCCGGTATCTGGCTGCTGATCGCTTCCATGAAGGGCTGGCCGGTCTCGACCACCCACTCCATCGTCGGCGCCATCGTCGGCTTCTCCGCTGCGGGTCTGGGCGTGGACGCCGTCGAGTGGGCCAAGGTCGGTCAGATCGCGGCCTCCTGGCTGGTCTCGCCGCTGCTGGCGGGCTCCATCGCCTTCGTGTTGTTCAAGTCCGTGCAGACGCTGATCTTCGACAACGAAGACCCGTTCGCGGCCGCCAAGCGCTACGTGCCGATGTACATGTTCCTGGTCGGCTTCATCATCTCGATGGTGACCATGGTCAAGGGCCTCAAGCATGTCGGCCTGCATCTGAGCTTCGAATCCAGCCTGCTGCTGTCCGTCGTCGTCGGTGCCATCGTGATGGGTATCGGCGTGCTGATGGAGCGCAAGGTCGCGCGTTCACGCCTCAAGGAGAAGAATCGCGCCACCGGTGACGACTTCGACTTCAGCGGTGTCGAGAAGGTCTTCGGCCTGCTGATGATGTTCACCGCCTGTGCGATGGCCTTCGCCCACGGCTCCAACGACGTGGCCAATGCGGTCGGCCCGCTGGCAGCCATCATCAGTGTCGTCGACTCCGCCGGTCAGATCGGCGCCAAGGCGAGCATGCCGTGGTGGGTCCTCGTGCTGGGTGGCGGCGGTATCGTCGTCGGCCTGGTCACCTATGGTCGTCGCGTCATCGCCACCGTCGGCACCGGCATCACCGAGTTGACGCCATCTCGCGGCTTCGCGGCCACGCTGGCCGCCGCCTCGACCGTCGTGCTGGCCTCCGGCACCGGTCTGCCGATCTCCACCACCCACACTCTCGTGGGTGCGGTGCTGGGGGTAGGTCTGGCACGCGGCATGGCAGCGCTCAACCTGCGCGTGATCGGCACCATCGTGATGTCCTGGCTGATCACTCTGCCGGCCGGCGCGATCCTGTCGATCCTGTTCTTCTTCATGTTCAAGGGCATGTTCGGCTAA
- a CDS encoding TIGR00153 family protein, with protein sequence MVTTNPFSSMFGRSPFKALHTHIIKTDECAQHLLTFFDACEQGDWEQAASIRKTISGLEREADELKTQLRLNLPNSLFLPVSRSDLLELIHVQDSIANVTKDIAGIMLGRHMQIPTALVPAMGEYLKTAVESVCQARRALGELEDLVESGFGRNMSELVDKLINELHELEKQSDEQQIAIRQTLFSLEASLPPVDVIFLYKIIDWVGDVADQAEKVGTRLQILMAR encoded by the coding sequence ATGGTAACGACCAACCCTTTCTCTTCGATGTTCGGGCGCTCGCCTTTCAAGGCGCTGCACACCCACATCATCAAGACCGACGAGTGCGCCCAGCACTTGCTGACCTTCTTCGACGCCTGCGAGCAGGGTGATTGGGAGCAGGCAGCCAGCATTCGCAAGACCATCAGTGGTCTGGAGCGTGAAGCGGACGAGTTGAAGACGCAGCTGCGCCTCAACCTGCCCAACTCGCTGTTCCTGCCGGTCTCGCGCTCCGACCTTCTCGAGCTGATCCATGTCCAGGATTCCATCGCGAATGTCACCAAGGACATCGCCGGGATCATGCTGGGTCGTCATATGCAGATACCCACCGCACTGGTGCCCGCCATGGGTGAGTATCTCAAGACTGCGGTCGAATCGGTCTGCCAGGCGCGTCGTGCGTTGGGTGAACTGGAAGACCTCGTCGAGTCCGGTTTCGGGCGTAACATGAGCGAGCTGGTCGACAAGCTGATCAACGAGCTGCATGAGCTCGAGAAGCAGTCCGACGAACAGCAGATCGCCATCCGCCAGACCCTGTTCTCGCTGGAAGCCAGTCTCCCGCCCGTCGATGTGATCTTCCTGTACAAGATCATCGATTGGGTCGGCGATGTGGCTGACCAAGCGGAAAAGGTCGGTACCCGACTGCAGATCCTGATGGCGCGCTGA
- a CDS encoding amino-acid N-acetyltransferase: protein MNTRFPFADWFRNSSPYINAHRGRTFVILIEGDALSSSRRTQLIQDLALLHTLGVKLVVVFGVRPQVAEALQAAGIEADRHQGRWVVTREILGHLEQQVATLRLRLEASLSQGLPNTPLHGVELSAVSGNLVMAKPLGVRHGVDFLHGGEVRRVRSEAIQGLLSQQAIVVLPPLGYSSTGEIFDLDAAEVAEHAAVALAADKLILLGEGEGLFGEDGELLRQLNPEEAALMAPPRDDDSELSRHLAAACGAARRGVGRTHLLSWRDRDALLGELFTRDGIGTMITRQGYEQLRKARLEDVGGLLALLGPLEQRGILVARSRERLEHEIDDYVVLERDGMVIGCAALHLSLDAAMGELACVAVHDDYRRGQRGEQLLAEIELRARRAGVERLYALTTHTVHWFIEHGFVSAGLQDLPPMRREAYNSARNSKVLLKSL, encoded by the coding sequence TTGAACACGCGTTTCCCCTTCGCGGACTGGTTTCGCAACTCCTCCCCCTATATCAATGCCCATCGTGGCCGCACCTTCGTCATTCTGATCGAGGGCGATGCCCTGTCCTCGTCACGACGAACGCAGTTGATACAGGATCTGGCGTTGCTGCATACCCTCGGCGTGAAGCTGGTGGTGGTGTTCGGGGTGCGCCCGCAGGTGGCCGAGGCGTTGCAGGCTGCCGGTATCGAGGCGGACCGCCATCAGGGCCGCTGGGTGGTGACGCGCGAGATTCTCGGCCATCTGGAGCAGCAGGTCGCCACGCTGCGTCTGCGCCTAGAGGCGAGTCTGTCCCAGGGGCTGCCCAATACGCCGCTGCATGGCGTGGAGCTCTCCGCCGTCTCCGGCAATCTGGTGATGGCCAAGCCACTGGGCGTGCGTCACGGCGTCGACTTCCTGCATGGTGGCGAGGTGCGCCGCGTGCGCAGCGAGGCGATCCAGGGGCTGCTCTCGCAGCAGGCCATCGTCGTGCTGCCGCCGCTGGGTTACTCCAGCACTGGTGAGATATTCGATCTCGACGCTGCCGAGGTCGCCGAACACGCTGCCGTGGCGCTGGCCGCTGACAAGCTGATCCTGCTTGGCGAAGGGGAGGGTCTGTTCGGCGAAGACGGCGAGCTGCTACGTCAGCTCAATCCTGAAGAAGCCGCGCTGATGGCGCCGCCTCGCGATGACGACAGCGAGCTGTCGCGCCACCTGGCCGCAGCCTGCGGCGCCGCACGTCGCGGCGTCGGGCGCACCCACCTGTTGAGCTGGCGCGACCGTGACGCCCTGCTGGGCGAGTTGTTCACCCGTGACGGTATCGGCACCATGATCACGCGCCAGGGCTACGAGCAGCTGCGCAAGGCGCGGCTCGAGGATGTCGGTGGCCTGCTGGCGCTGCTGGGGCCGCTGGAGCAGCGCGGCATTCTGGTGGCCCGCTCGCGGGAGCGTCTCGAACATGAGATCGACGACTATGTGGTGCTGGAGCGCGATGGCATGGTCATCGGGTGTGCGGCACTGCATCTCAGCCTCGACGCCGCCATGGGCGAGCTGGCCTGCGTAGCCGTGCATGATGACTATCGCCGCGGACAGCGCGGAGAGCAGCTGCTGGCCGAGATCGAGCTGCGCGCGCGTCGCGCCGGCGTCGAGCGTCTGTATGCGCTGACGACCCATACCGTTCACTGGTTCATCGAGCACGGTTTCGTGTCGGCCGGCCTGCAAGACCTGCCGCCCATGCGTCGCGAGGCCTACAACTCGGCGCGCAACTCCAAGGTATTGCTCAAGTCGCTCTAG
- the glrR gene encoding two-component system response regulator GlrR encodes MKYAQAHILLVDDDASLLKLLGMRLESRGFKVTTASSGREALSRLEAARPDLVLSDLRMDEMDGMALFGELQKRQPGMPVILLTAHGSIPDAVSATRQGVFSFLTKPVDKDELFAAIDEALAQAPPVKEGDDAWRAGIITRSPQMEQILEQARMVAASDVSVLVTGPSGSGKELMAKAIHNASPRASRPFVAINCGALPEQLLESELFGHAKGSFTGAVSAHQGLFQAADGGTLFLDEIGDMPLALQVKLLRALQERQIRPLGSTTSVPIDVRIISATHRNLDKAMHDGDFREDLYYRLNVVNLKLPALRERAEDVPLLAKYLISQAAARHKPFVKGFSPEALNLLASSAWPGNVRQLVNVVEQCVALTSSSMIPEALVSQALAAEENALPSFSEARAGFERSYLIKVLKITEGNVTQAARIAGRNRTDFYKLLGRHDLEPGVFKPGAEQGPPDF; translated from the coding sequence GTGAAATACGCACAAGCGCATATTCTGCTCGTCGATGATGATGCGAGCCTGCTCAAGCTGCTCGGCATGCGTCTCGAAAGCCGTGGCTTCAAGGTCACGACGGCCAGCAGTGGCCGCGAGGCGCTCAGCCGTCTCGAAGCCGCACGTCCAGACCTGGTCCTGTCCGACCTGCGCATGGATGAAATGGATGGCATGGCCCTGTTCGGTGAGCTGCAGAAGCGTCAGCCGGGCATGCCCGTCATCCTGCTGACCGCACACGGCTCCATCCCTGATGCCGTCAGTGCCACCCGTCAGGGCGTGTTCAGCTTCCTGACCAAGCCGGTCGACAAGGACGAGCTGTTCGCCGCCATCGATGAGGCGCTGGCCCAGGCGCCGCCCGTAAAGGAGGGTGACGATGCCTGGCGTGCTGGCATCATCACTCGCTCCCCGCAGATGGAGCAGATTCTCGAGCAGGCGCGCATGGTCGCGGCATCCGATGTCAGCGTGCTGGTCACCGGTCCGTCCGGTTCGGGCAAGGAGCTGATGGCCAAGGCCATCCACAACGCCAGCCCGCGTGCCTCGCGTCCCTTCGTCGCCATCAATTGTGGCGCGCTGCCGGAGCAGCTGCTGGAAAGCGAACTGTTCGGTCACGCCAAGGGCTCGTTCACCGGCGCGGTCAGTGCCCACCAGGGCCTGTTCCAGGCGGCAGACGGCGGCACCCTGTTCCTCGATGAGATCGGCGACATGCCGCTGGCGCTGCAGGTCAAGCTGCTGCGTGCACTGCAGGAGCGTCAGATTCGCCCGCTGGGCTCCACCACCTCGGTGCCCATCGACGTGCGCATCATCTCCGCCACGCACCGCAATCTCGACAAGGCGATGCATGACGGCGACTTCCGCGAAGACCTCTACTACCGACTCAACGTGGTCAATCTGAAGCTGCCCGCCCTGCGCGAGCGTGCCGAGGATGTGCCGCTGCTGGCCAAGTATCTGATCAGTCAGGCCGCCGCGCGCCACAAGCCGTTCGTGAAGGGCTTCTCGCCGGAAGCGCTCAACCTGTTGGCTTCCAGTGCCTGGCCGGGCAACGTGCGTCAGCTGGTCAACGTGGTCGAGCAGTGTGTCGCGCTCACCAGCTCCTCGATGATTCCGGAAGCGCTGGTCTCCCAGGCGCTGGCCGCGGAGGAAAACGCCTTGCCGTCCTTCTCTGAGGCGCGTGCCGGCTTCGAGCGCAGCTACCTGATCAAGGTGTTGAAGATCACCGAAGGCAACGTGACCCAGGCGGCGCGTATCGCCGGGCGTAACCGCACCGATTTCTACAAGCTGCTGGGACGTCATGATCTGGAGCCGGGTGTGTTCAAGCCGGGCGCCGAGCAGGGTCCGCCTGACTTCTAG
- a CDS encoding exodeoxyribonuclease VII large subunit has translation MFETSSAANAISVTQLNREAKGLLERGLGELWIEGEISGFSQPRSGHCYFTLKDDNAQVRCALFKSRAQFLREKPKDGDRVRVRAKVSLFEARGDYQLIVEALQQAGLGEWLARLARLKEQLAAEGVFANQRALPHPPRHLGVITSATGAALQDVIAVTRKRWPQAQLSVLPVAVQGPQAVPQLIRAVAMANRDSDCDALLITRGGGSLEDLWAFNDQHLARAIFHSRLPVVAAIGHETDTTLAELAADLRAPTPSAAAEALYPDQLAQVQQLTALKQRLWRAQRARLDQAAQRLDHARSRLRHPARELETQRQRARELERRLHTAVRMRMTSEQQKADQLTRRLQQASPARDIQRHRQQLAMLTPRLNNTLPRRLAADRERLEGAMRALNAVSPLNVLSRGYAIVERVGSHSTPAHGDSKVIRAAHQTQPGEMLSIRLGEGRLAVEVKRRYKPRP, from the coding sequence GTGTTCGAAACCTCGTCTGCCGCCAACGCCATCAGCGTGACCCAGCTCAACCGCGAGGCCAAGGGCCTGCTGGAGCGAGGCCTGGGGGAGCTCTGGATCGAGGGGGAAATCTCGGGCTTTTCGCAGCCGCGCTCCGGCCACTGCTACTTCACGCTCAAGGATGACAACGCCCAGGTGCGCTGTGCGCTGTTCAAGAGCCGTGCCCAGTTTCTGCGCGAGAAGCCCAAGGACGGAGATCGGGTGCGGGTGCGCGCCAAGGTGTCACTGTTCGAGGCGCGCGGCGACTATCAGTTGATCGTCGAGGCATTGCAGCAGGCGGGGCTGGGGGAGTGGCTGGCGCGCCTGGCGCGCCTCAAGGAGCAACTGGCGGCCGAGGGCGTGTTCGCCAATCAGCGCGCCCTGCCCCATCCGCCGCGCCATCTGGGCGTGATCACCTCCGCCACCGGTGCGGCGCTGCAGGATGTGATCGCGGTGACGCGCAAGCGCTGGCCGCAGGCGCAGCTGAGCGTGTTGCCGGTCGCCGTGCAGGGGCCGCAGGCGGTGCCGCAGCTGATTCGCGCGGTGGCGATGGCCAATCGCGACAGCGACTGTGATGCTCTGCTGATCACACGTGGCGGCGGCAGCCTGGAAGACCTGTGGGCTTTCAATGACCAGCATCTGGCGCGCGCCATCTTCCACTCGCGCCTGCCGGTGGTGGCGGCCATCGGCCACGAGACCGACACCACCCTGGCGGAGCTGGCCGCCGACCTGCGCGCGCCGACGCCCTCCGCCGCTGCCGAGGCGCTATATCCTGATCAGCTCGCCCAGGTGCAGCAGCTGACCGCCCTCAAGCAGCGCCTGTGGCGCGCGCAGCGTGCCCGTCTCGATCAGGCGGCGCAACGTCTGGATCACGCCCGTTCACGCCTGCGTCATCCGGCCCGAGAGCTCGAGACCCAGCGCCAGCGTGCCCGCGAGCTGGAACGCCGCCTGCACACTGCAGTGCGCATGCGCATGACCAGTGAGCAGCAGAAGGCCGACCAGCTGACCCGGCGCCTGCAGCAGGCAAGCCCGGCGCGCGACATCCAGCGTCATCGTCAGCAACTGGCGATGCTGACCCCGCGCCTCAACAACACCCTGCCCCGCCGTCTGGCCGCCGACCGCGAACGCCTGGAAGGCGCGATGCGTGCGCTGAATGCGGTCAGTCCGCTCAATGTACTCAGCCGCGGCTACGCCATCGTCGAACGCGTCGGCAGTCACTCGACACCAGCACATGGCGACAGCAAGGTCATCCGCGCCGCCCACCAGACCCAGCCCGGTGAGATGCTCTCGATCCGCCTCGGCGAAGGCCGCCTCGCCGTCGAGGTCAAACGCCGCTACAAGCCGCGCCCCTGA